The Victivallis lenta DNA segment GGTCATGCCCTCCTTGCTGCCGGACATGACGAGTTTCCCGTCTTTTTCAAGCCGGGCGACCTCGTAGGAGAGGTTGACCGACGGCAGCCTGTAGTGCTCCGCAATCTCCTCCATGATCGAGGCGGGACGCGGCAGCCTGCCGGCCTGGTAATCCTTCAGGTTCCCTTTGGTTACGGTGTAGACGAAGCAGATGTCGCTGTCGGGAAGCGCCTTCCGTATCTGGCGGACGATGCCTTCGACCGCCTTGCGGACCCGGTCGTCCTTCGCGCCCGCATCGTTGACCGCGAACTCGATGAAGACGAGGTCCGGCTTGTGGCGGAGCACGTCGTGCGCGAGCCGGAAGGCGCCGAGATCCGAGCCGGTCCCGCCGATCGCGGCGTTGATGCTGCGGATCGCGGCTTTCGGATACAGCTTCTTCAGCAGTTCGGCGGATTGGATTCTCCAGCCGTTCTGTTCCGTGATGCTTCCGCCGAAGTAGGCGATGGTGACCGGCTCGCCGGCGTCGAGCTTCGCCGCCGTCGCCGGCAGCCCTTCGCGGACCGTGAACGGAACCGATTCGCGCAGTGCGGGCGCATCCGGCCCGGCGGCGCGGACCGCTCCGAAAACCGAAAACAGGGAGAGGATGCCGAGAAGAATTTTTTTCATATCAGAACTCCAGTTTGAATATGGGGACCGTATCGTTCAGGCGGTCGGCCGGTATGCCGGTCAGGCGGAGGCCGCTGCCGCGGTTTTTCTCGTAGACGACCGGGTCGAGCGTCCAGCGGACCGCTTCGCCGGTGTTGAGCAGCGTGACGCGGCGGGGCGCCGTGTTCATCGGCCACAGCCGCAGCGTGGAGCTTTCGAGAGGGTCCGGACAATGGACGTAAAGCCGGTTTTCCCGCCGGGTGACCGGCAGCTGCGTATTTTCGAGGAGCCCCGCCGCCGGATCGGCGTCGAATGCTTCGCGGACTCGCTTGAACCAGGTGCCGACGCCTTCGACGACAGCCCGCGCCGGGGGAGGGATGACGCCGTCCGCGTCGGGACCGACGTTCAGCAGATAGTTGCCTCCCGCCGCGAGGGTGCGGTCGATCCGGTCGAGAAAATAGCGGATCGAGTAGTAGTCCTCATCCTTCCGGTAGCCCCAGCTGTTGACGCCGACCGACTGGCACGCCTCGACCGGGCGCGGTGCATCCGCGCCGTCCGAATTGGCGGATTCGGGATCGTTGTCGCGCTCCGGCGTCGAGTAGTCGCCCGGCACGAAGCCGCGATTGTTGATGACGGCGCAGGGCTGCAGCCGGCGGATCAGCTCATGTACCTCCGGCGCCTTGACCTGCGGAACGTTCATATCCCACCAGATGCCGTGGATGGTTCCGTAGTTCGTGCAGAGCTCGGTGATCTGCCGTTTCAGGAATTCGAGGTATCTGCTCCAGTCGTGGCGGGCCGGATCGGTCACGATTTCATGGTGACGGCCGATGTTCGGGTAGTTTTCCTGGTGCCAGTCGACGATCGAATAGTAGAATTCGAGCGGCAGCTCCCGCTTCCGGCACGCTTCCGAAAGCCGGGCGAGGATATCCTGTCCGAAGGGGGTGCTGCCGACGTGGAATTCGGTTTCGCGGCTCGGCCAGAGGCAGAAGCCGTCATGGTGTTTGGCGGTGATGACCATATATTCGAATCCGTTGCGCAGGGCGAAATCGACCCAGCCGTCCGGATCGAACCGGCGCGGGTTGAATTTTCCGATGAGCTTGCGGTATTCGTCCGCGGGGACGCCGCAGCGCTGCTGCTCCTGTTCCTGGATGCCGTTGATCGCATAGAGCCCCCAGTGCAGGAAGAGCCCGAGGCGGCGGCGCAGGAACCAGTCGCGCCCGTCATTGAATCTGAACATAAAACCACTCTCTCAATTGTCCTGTTTGGTCCGAACGACGCCGAAATCGGCCGCGTTGCGGAAATTCAGCGGCGTGCCATACAGCATGAGCTGCGTCTTGCGGCCCGGCTTATCCGGATATGCGCCGTTCAGGCCGAAGTCGAAGCCGAATTTCTCCGGTTTCCGCCCATCCGGAGTTACCGCCCTCCACGGAATCCGCACGGCGGCGAAATAACCTTTTCCGGTTTCCCCGCTGCGGATTTCCACGCCGTTTTTCTGCGGGTCGGCCATCTGCGGGCTGTACAGCGCCGGAGCCGCTCCCGCAATTCCGGGGCGCAGCAGGAACTGATAGACGCCGGAGGCGTAATTCGCGTTCCCGAGCCCCCCGCCGGGACGGCGGAAATCGAAAAAGAGCTCCGCGCCGCTGCCGAGAACGCCGGGCCACGGCACCGGCGGCTTCCGGTATGCATCACACGCTTCAAGCTTAATGTACAGCGCTTCGTCGTCATATGCAAGGCGGAGCGTGCCGGAGAGTTCGTCCGGGCCGCCCCAGAAGCTCTCTTCCTGAAGCGAAGCGAGTTTCGGAGGGCGTCCGATCACGGCCTGTTCCGCGCTGTTCAGCGCGATGCCGGGAATCCGGTCCATCGCCTCCGG contains these protein-coding regions:
- a CDS encoding alpha-L-fucosidase, giving the protein MFRFNDGRDWFLRRRLGLFLHWGLYAINGIQEQEQQRCGVPADEYRKLIGKFNPRRFDPDGWVDFALRNGFEYMVITAKHHDGFCLWPSRETEFHVGSTPFGQDILARLSEACRKRELPLEFYYSIVDWHQENYPNIGRHHEIVTDPARHDWSRYLEFLKRQITELCTNYGTIHGIWWDMNVPQVKAPEVHELIRRLQPCAVINNRGFVPGDYSTPERDNDPESANSDGADAPRPVEACQSVGVNSWGYRKDEDYYSIRYFLDRIDRTLAAGGNYLLNVGPDADGVIPPPARAVVEGVGTWFKRVREAFDADPAAGLLENTQLPVTRRENRLYVHCPDPLESSTLRLWPMNTAPRRVTLLNTGEAVRWTLDPVVYEKNRGSGLRLTGIPADRLNDTVPIFKLEF